In Psychrobacter ciconiae, the genomic window GCTTTTGGTTGAGATTAGCCACGCCTTTAGCTTGCAGGCGGGGGACGTCATTATGACGGGAACGCCAAGCGGTGTTGGTAAGTTGGCTTGCGGCGATAAGCTTGTTTTAGTCCTTAATGAGTATTCTTGGCACGCTTGCGTTCAATAACAATTTTTTAATCGTCATTTATCAAAGCTAATACCTTATTATCCAACCCAGTATCTTAAAAAATGGTAATAACTACAACATATTACTTTTGTTTGTGGGCAATTGTGGCTAGTATGAAAGCGATATTTTTATTGTGATTCTATTGTGACCTTGCTATGCCCAATGTTGATAAGACTTATCCGCTACTTGCCATCGATAATGATGACAGGCTTGACCCACTTGCTAAGTCCGGCTATCCACCGGATAACGTTGAGGTTGAGCTTTATGAGGCACTGGCTGAACTTGATGATTTAGATGACAGCACGCTTGGTGATATTGATGAGCAAAATCTGTTACCACTGGCTGCTCGCGAGCCGGTCACCATTGCCGATGCGATGGATGGGGTGACTAAGCTTGCAACCATGGGCGTGGTTGAAATTACCGACATTGTCGAGGCGATGCACCGCGAGATTTTGCTGCGACCGCTTGGGCGTTTTACCCCAAAGCATCTAAACCGGTGGCAGCGCGGTCTGACCGCAAGGATTTATGGCAGCGTTCGTCAAACTGCCAATTTTGTCGGCGACCATTTAGCAAATGGTCTCAATATTTATCATAGTATTGTTAACCAAAACAACCGTCAGCCCTTGCCAAGGCGTTTAAAGCTGTTGGTCAAGGTGCTCAACGGCGTGATGGGCGACCACTTGGTTACCCATGACAATCCGCTTGCGGTTCCGATGATGCTTTATGACCGCTTCGGTCAAGTTCCGACTTGTCAGCGCCGTGACTGCCTATCGGGGCGGGTGGTCATCTTATGCCACGGGCTTTGCATGAGCCATTTAAGCTGGCATCCTAACAAAAAAATCGGGCTGGGCTTCAAGCTTGAAACCAGCTTACCGGACACCACGGTGCTTTATCTTGATTATAATTCCGGTCGGCGCATTTCCATCAATGGTCGCGATTTGTCGTTTTTGCTTGACGATTTGCTTAAAAACCATCCTAACATCAGCCAGATTGACTTAGTCGGTCACAGCATGGGCGGTCTAGTGGCAAGAAGTGCGCTGTTTTACGGCACGGTTCAGCGTTTAGACTGGATTGATCGGGTGGGCAATTTGGTGACGCTCGGCTCACCGCATCACGGCGCAAGCCTTGAAAGAATTGGTCATTTTGTCCAAGATATCATTAGCAAATTGCCGTTTGCAGGGTCACTTGCCAAGCTTGGCGACCTACGCAGCGCCGGCATTATTGATTTGCGTCACGGCAGCGTTCGCGATGAGGATTGGCAGTCGCTTGATGGTCGTGACGTCTTGCCGCAAGCGTTTCGCCATCCGGCGCGGCTGCCATTTCACGTTCGCGGCTATTTGGTCGCCGCAACTTTGGTTGAGGGGCACTACGATTCTAAAGCCACCAGTTTGCTTGGTGATGGCTTGGTCAATATCGCCTCGGCGCTTGGCGAGGACAGCGACACCCACACGCTACTTGTTCCTGAGCAGCACAAAGCGATTTTTTATGGCGTCAGTCATTACAATTTGTTGTAT contains:
- a CDS encoding alpha/beta fold hydrolase, with the translated sequence MPNVDKTYPLLAIDNDDRLDPLAKSGYPPDNVEVELYEALAELDDLDDSTLGDIDEQNLLPLAAREPVTIADAMDGVTKLATMGVVEITDIVEAMHREILLRPLGRFTPKHLNRWQRGLTARIYGSVRQTANFVGDHLANGLNIYHSIVNQNNRQPLPRRLKLLVKVLNGVMGDHLVTHDNPLAVPMMLYDRFGQVPTCQRRDCLSGRVVILCHGLCMSHLSWHPNKKIGLGFKLETSLPDTTVLYLDYNSGRRISINGRDLSFLLDDLLKNHPNISQIDLVGHSMGGLVARSALFYGTVQRLDWIDRVGNLVTLGSPHHGASLERIGHFVQDIISKLPFAGSLAKLGDLRSAGIIDLRHGSVRDEDWQSLDGRDVLPQAFRHPARLPFHVRGYLVAATLVEGHYDSKATSLLGDGLVNIASALGEDSDTHTLLVPEQHKAIFYGVSHYNLLYNDRVHQQIIQWLIANGQDAFAQSPQLCVHSYPNDLSVVI